A window of the Arenibacter algicola genome harbors these coding sequences:
- a CDS encoding universal stress protein: MKTILYASDRTEHSSPALKYAYQLSLQLKASLMVLYVHEMEQIRVSVSRPAAQIEYHVIKEQTEILTKYCEKHLGVAVDGKKLQVDVVHNDSVSDAILEKSKNFGTDMIIIGRKDKHTDRGLFVGNIGKGLQEKVPCPLLIIPNTVAAKSIKTILYATDFEETDILALKKLVPMSKALGAKIQIVHISTEKEYAGKEQMEWFKDMLRQEVDTAAIDFTLIFSDKIQDKLKTHAKTIGADLLVLLEREEKGFFQKIFHISLVAKMEEHIGIPLLSYNELNL; the protein is encoded by the coding sequence ATGAAAACAATTCTTTACGCTTCCGATCGCACTGAACACTCCTCCCCGGCATTGAAATACGCATATCAATTAAGCCTCCAATTAAAGGCTTCACTGATGGTTCTCTATGTTCATGAAATGGAACAAATTAGGGTTTCCGTTTCCCGGCCAGCGGCGCAAATTGAATACCATGTAATTAAGGAGCAGACCGAAATATTGACCAAGTATTGTGAAAAGCATTTGGGCGTTGCCGTAGATGGCAAAAAGTTACAGGTCGACGTAGTCCATAACGATTCGGTTTCCGATGCCATTTTAGAAAAATCCAAGAATTTTGGAACCGATATGATCATCATAGGGAGAAAGGACAAGCATACGGACCGTGGTCTATTTGTGGGCAATATAGGCAAGGGACTTCAGGAAAAGGTTCCGTGTCCCCTACTCATTATCCCAAATACTGTTGCTGCCAAATCTATAAAAACTATTTTGTATGCTACGGATTTTGAGGAAACCGATATTTTGGCTCTCAAGAAATTGGTCCCAATGTCAAAGGCACTTGGCGCTAAAATACAGATAGTACATATTTCCACTGAAAAAGAATATGCCGGAAAAGAGCAGATGGAGTGGTTTAAGGATATGCTTCGTCAAGAGGTTGACACAGCTGCCATAGACTTCACTTTAATTTTCTCTGACAAGATCCAGGATAAACTTAAAACCCATGCCAAGACCATTGGGGCCGACTTACTGGTACTTTTGGAGCGGGAGGAAAAAGGCTTTTTTCAGAAAATATTCCATATAAGCTTGGTGGCAAAAATGGAGGAACATATCGGCATCCCCTTACTGAGTTATAACGAGCTTAATTTATAG
- a CDS encoding SDR family oxidoreductase, giving the protein MNDLKGKVAYITGGSKGIGFGIASTLLKAGMKVAISSRLLENAEKAAKELGPEDKVLAVASDVSKLGDEQAAIKKILDKWGKLDVMVANAGVGHFAPVDQISDTLWHEMVNTNLNGVFHSLKASVEALKKSKGYYITVASLAGTNFFANGAGYNATKFGVVGFTQAAMLDLRPYDIKVSTIMPGSVATNFNGHEPSKEDAWKIQPEDIGELVLDLLNMNPRTLPSKIEVRPTRPDKK; this is encoded by the coding sequence ATGAATGATTTGAAGGGTAAAGTAGCCTATATTACAGGAGGATCCAAAGGAATAGGATTTGGGATAGCGTCCACATTGTTGAAAGCGGGAATGAAAGTGGCCATAAGTAGCAGGCTATTGGAAAATGCCGAAAAAGCCGCCAAAGAACTTGGCCCGGAAGACAAGGTACTAGCCGTTGCCTCGGATGTATCAAAACTTGGGGACGAACAAGCAGCGATTAAAAAGATTTTGGATAAGTGGGGAAAATTGGATGTGATGGTGGCCAATGCAGGAGTTGGACATTTTGCCCCCGTAGATCAAATTTCCGACACGCTATGGCATGAGATGGTAAACACCAACCTAAACGGAGTGTTTCACTCCTTAAAAGCCTCGGTAGAAGCCCTGAAGAAATCCAAAGGCTATTATATTACAGTAGCAAGTTTGGCCGGTACCAATTTCTTTGCCAATGGTGCAGGTTATAACGCCACCAAATTTGGAGTAGTAGGCTTTACCCAAGCTGCCATGTTGGATCTAAGACCTTATGACATTAAGGTTTCTACCATAATGCCAGGTTCCGTGGCCACTAATTTTAATGGTCATGAACCTTCCAAAGAAGATGCCTGGAAGATACAGCCAGAAGATATTGGTGAGCTGGTTTTAGACCTCTTGAACATGAATCCAAGGACCTTGCCCAGTAAGATTGAGGTAAGACCTACCCGACCCGATAAAAAATAG